The genomic stretch tttatGACCTTTGTGCCTCAATTATTGATCGACTCTAGTTAACTATACAAATCGCGCTGGGAACAGGAACTCACAGCAGCCCTGAAATAATTAAACAGCTCGGtattaaaaaaaaggaagaTAAATTTATTGCATTTTGATTCTCCTTGCATCGTCTGCTGTTGGATACGTACATATACAAAGCGCGACCGAATCGGACGAGGGCAAAGTCCACCGATCGTGTTCGCGAAAATGAAACCGGCTTACTACACGTGATCGACGCATGATCAGCAATAGTGGCAGCAGACGATGCGCCATAGTACGGCACAGATCGTAATCTTCTTGTTATGGCGCTTGTGTCAAAAGGCAAGACAAATACAGGCGAAGGATGTGCAGTTACTCGTGGACGCGTGTTTATGGTATACGCAGTATTGggatttaaaaaatacataaaaaggAGGAAAATTCCACTCGTATCTATATCTAattgttttgagtttttttttttaacttaaataatatctcaagggATTTAGATCGAGTAACTTCCATCGTAAAAGTAGGACTGCAGCGGGTGGTACGCAACTAAACGTAAACAACATTAGAATGCGCCAGCCGAGAAATAATGCGAATTTATTTATAGGAGGTGGCATTTAATTTATTTCCAACTGTTGTGTGTTTATGCAGTGCGTCGTCAtatttcaaaatagcatttggCTCGACTTCTGTACCATTTTATTCAGGAATGAGCGCTTTTTTAAAAAGCTAATTTAACTCTTaattctttgattttttgaatCTAATAGAAACAGTAGCTAAAATGAGTGTTTCGTACTCACTAATTTATCATTAGTACATCAGCAGCGTCTGGTcgaaaatgtatttttgtttatgtttcgggacgttattttcgttttgttGGTTCGAGATGGCTGATGTTATCTATTTCGTACTAACGACGTTAATTAGTTAATTAGTCAGGATGCACACTTTCTTTCAAGCTCGAATTTCGGCTGCTAATTCTAAGATATCCTAATTATATATGTTACgacatcaaaatttaaaatccaaattcgttttttttctttacagTATCGCAGGTACCGCTGGTGCAGTAGTAACATGTCCGCTGGAAGTGGTCAAAACGCGCCTGCAAAGTTCGTCTGCCTCGTTTATCCACAGTGTACCCGCCCGCATCGCAGCGGACGCTGGTAAGCTGACGACTGCCGGCCCGGACCATCATCTGCGTAACCACAGTGGTTCCAACGTTGACCACCATCACGCTCATAGCCATTCCAGACAGCGAGTATGTGCCAGTTCGATACTAAGTCGCCGACGTCCATCGGTAAGTAGTGTTCACAGAATGTAAACCAATCACGCTTTCAGCTGACACGTAATCATACCATCATTTCGAAATCATTCCCAAGGGGCCTGATAAGATGTTAGACACGAACGGTATCAATTGTTTTGGTAAATATGAACACACGACAAATGAGCTTTTACTAATTGAAGTACTAACGAACTAGCGCAAACGCGACAACTTACATTCGTTCGAACCGAATCAAACCGATTCAACGGATGAACAATTGTTGGTATTACTTTATGATCCTAATACGCATCATGTTCAATGATGATGAGCACGTTGTTGTTTACCAGATTTAAACCGGGTTTTGAATTGATAAGCCGGTGATTACTTTCTGAAATACTAGAAATCTCGGCAAACGACTCTCTCACACACAGACAGTGTCGATTGCAGTGCACACGTTGCTGGTCGTATATTGGAGAATACTGATAACCTTTGTGTGCCCGATTGTGCCTGATCTGGTTGCAGAAACCGGTTAAGCCAAGGATCGAACTGGTCGGTCGGCTGAACTTCATGGTGCATGATGTGCTCCTAGAATGTTCATTTTCACTGATAGTGGAActtgcgtcaatttgactctcTCTCTCTGACGCTTCATTAGCACTGAATTCGTAGATTTCCGAACTGCTTGAGTTTTTAGATGTTTAATTTTTGCTTCTATTCAGACCAATAGATTTACGTCATGGGCAATTTTGCAATTGTGTCCGATTAAAACAGCAATCGATCATTTTACCGAGCATAACACTTCATCTCCATCATAACCTAGTGCAAATTGACTGATAAATTCTCTCCATCCCTCCGGGCTTCTTCCCTAAATGTCAGGTCCTTGCTATCCCACAGTGTGGTATTTCCACGTCGGTGCAGTCGATCTCCATTTGGCACTGCTTGAAACATATTGTCCAAACCGAGGGTTCGCGCGCTTTGTTCAAAGGCCTGGGACCGAACATTGTCGGCGTTGCTCCATCCCGTGCCATCTACTTTTGTGCGTACTCGAAAGCCAAGAACGCACTGAATGCTGTTAGGTAAGTTATATAACATCGGTGGTGTGCAACCGTCCCCACCTAACAGTTATCATTTTTATTCCTTCCATCAACAGCATTATCCCGACCAACTCGCCACTGGTGCACATCATGAGTGCCTCCTGTGCCGGATTTGTATCAGCCTCGCTCACCAATCCAATCTGGTTCGTCAAAACGCGTCTGCAGCTGGACTACAACGCCAACGGTAAGATGACTGTGTCCGAGTGCGTGAAACGAATCTATGCGAGTCAGGGATTGCGAGGCTTCTACAAGGGCATAACCGCCAGCTACTTTGGAATCTCAGAGACAGTGATCCATTTCGTCATCTACGAGgcgctgaagaaaaaactggtaTGTATCCCTGAAGGAGTCCTGCATATTTTAAccaacatcttttatttatagttGTGTGTATTCGCTTCTTTGCTAATCCTAACATTGTCCGTTGTGTGCGTCTGTGTTGTCACAATCACATTCACACAAACAAAAATGATCACCTCATCtagagtaaaaataaaaaaaagagtgTTAGATGAGAGATCGCGTTTTTGACCGGAAAAGCAAATTCTGTACGAGCTTCTGAGCCGTGGAACTGTTTTTTCCTTAAAACTTGGTTTCCTGAGCCGTCAGCAACTGTCGCCGTGCGATTAGTCGTAACGGAACCAGTCGTAAGAGACGATGGTAATTTGCTAAACATAAAATTCTCGTAAACACAGTCATAGTTTTGTAGGTATCATGCATGTACCCCTGCCATTTGCCCGCTGAGTAGCTCTGCGAGTGGAAGCCTGGAACGACAATACCGAGGGAGGCATATAATCGAGGAAGCAGCTCTCTGGGTGTACCTGTGTCCTTTACCGTGGCCGTGCCCgtctatgtgtgtgtatgttgtaTCTGTTGGGATCGGCCATAGGCCTGTCGCACGCAAATTCACTATCGATCATATGAACTGAAAAGAACTACGCATGTTGCTCGCGTATGGGCAGGCGAACTCTGCTAAGTAAGAAAGTCGACCTGAAAGAAAAGGGACTGTTGATGTGTTTCCCTTGATCTTTTTCCTTTGTGTCTTGTTATAGAAACAACgtctttcataaaaaaatatatttgtttcgGTTAATTTAAAACTGTCAACTAAACTATAATCATTATCACTAGTCTATTGCGTATGGAACCTAGATTCTTCTCTCGATCATGCTCATAAAATGTCTGTATCTGTCACGATTCCAAGAGAAAAAGATCAAACACATGCACGTATGTGTACCCTTAACCCAAACCGCAACCAGCAACATGCCCAATTTGATTCGCTAAATTTCTCGTATGTGTattcttttcatattttttagtcTCAGACACATGCATATTCACGAAATCGCCGTCGCTCGCCTCTCGCCCTTCATCTGTCTGTAGGGAGAGTTGTCCGCGGAACCAAAACGAGTCCGCATCTAGTATGagtcttcattttatttgttaccattttcaTCTAAAAAAAGCATTTACTCGTGTACACCACAATGTACAACAGTAACGACATCTCGCGCAAGGAACAAACGTCTCTCGATCGTTTGTTCCTTCCGATGAACCAGCCGTCATTAGTTCGTTGTAAATACGGATTGCACTAAGAACGTCTAACCGTACTAATGCACCAACTTTCGGTTCTCCTTGCGCCCGCTCACTCTAGACCGAACTGCGCCACACACGTCCTGGAGATGATAAAACATCTCGAGATTTCCTCGAGTTCATGGCAGCCGGTGCAACCTCGAAGACGATTGCCTCCATAGTAGCCTATCCACACGAAGTTGCTAGGACCAGACTACGCGAAGAAGGAAACAAGTATCGCAGTTTCTGGCAGACAATTTTTACTGTGTGGAAGGAGGAAGGCAAGGCTGGACTTTATCGGTAAGTAAAGCACAAAAACGACATTGTGTACATTCTCCACTAATCTCAATTTGTATTGCAGTGGTCTCGGTACACAATTGGTGCGCCAGATTCCAAACACCGCTATCATGATGGCGACCTACGAAGCTGTGGTATATGTACTTTCGAACCAGATGAATCCCAGCAGTCTGATGGTGGGCAACTGAGAGCGGGACTGCGGCCAAACCGTCGACCAAAGTTGTGTAGGCGGTAAAGCTAGTCATCGTTTTCCTGCCTTAGCTGCACTACTGTTTCATGATGAAACCAGAGCTGCCGAGGAACGTGAATCGGCGTTTGTTGTACATTGTATATGTGATTTCTTCATAGATCTGTAAGATCTATGCGTTGAAAGAAGAGAGAGACTGGCTGAGTTACAATAGTAGTAGTTGAGATGTGGTGTCCATATTTGTTTAATCTTTCGTTGatttgtaaaaaccatgttaaaaatatttatactaGATTGGTTATATTTTTCGATGCAGCAGTAGGAGAAAAACGAGCCCCTAATAttcgaagaagaagaaaaatctTGTAGCTTAAGAAAAGATTACAAATCTTGAATGACTGAGAGACTGAATGTGTTATTGTTTCAGCAACTATTATTTACTATTATTTACTATATTTTGCATTCATTTTTCGGTTTtacggaaattttttttttgcctaatctttaatatactttaGTGTTACCGACGGAGAAACAGTAAGTCAATCCCGAACTGTTTTCTGTTATTTTGAACCCTTTAATCGTTTGGTGAAAAGCACGAAGTTGATAAAGAaattatattaatttttttagtaCAAACTTCAGTTCGCTTTTTCAGACGCTCGAGTACAAATAGGTAGAGTTTAAGTTCAAGAGCGCATATGCAGCTCCCGACAAGCCAAATTAAACTAAATCTAGGGACAAGCAAATCTATGTAAGGAAGCACAATATCTGCCATCAACGCAGAATAGCATTTCTAGGGTTTCCGATTCAATTAGGATTCACAACGTATATAATTTGATCTGGCGCTGGACATATTTGTTCAGAAGCGAGTATGTACGCTTGTGTCAGTCGATGGGTTGCAACTCTTAGCAAACTATCGAGTGATACAGGATTCAACGTATGTAAGGCTTCTGCTATGAAACTTTCCatgtgaaaaaagaaaataacaaaaaaaaaaaaaaaacaggacgtATTACCCTAGACTTTGAATTTGCCAAAGGATTAGTTTGGTTTCGTTTTAAATGTAAATAATATCAAACCTCATATTTTTAGTAGATAGATAATACAATACAAGGACTGGAAACGTCTTGGTCGTCCAATAGTCGCATGTTTCGTTGTCTGTAACCTCCAAATACGTCTGCTACCCTCAGTGCAATATGTATACTTTAAACGAATCTTTTTACGCATATATTTACAGTACTTCACTCGTGAAAAATAGCTGTTCATCAGCGGAAGTTGCATAGAGAGGTTTTGTGGAGGGTAATATGTTTGTGCATTTCAATTCTTTTGATCAATTCACAATCTTTTTGGCGACTGGACAACTATTAGATGCTGTGATCTGTAATTATGTATGTAGTGTATACAATTGAATAAGGGgtttatttggtctttttctCAAACAGAAGCTTACAGTGGGTACATACGCATATACATATTGTTTCGAAAAATAACTTCAAATAGTAAATTAGTTTTAGGACTGTATGAAATACACAAATAACGAACGTTTATGAAAAGTGTGTAGCTCCTCATCATTTATCAAATAATCCAGAAACTAGTGTACACCGTGAAGAGCA from Wyeomyia smithii strain HCP4-BCI-WySm-NY-G18 chromosome 3, ASM2978416v1, whole genome shotgun sequence encodes the following:
- the LOC129727588 gene encoding mitochondrial carrier protein Rim2 encodes the protein MTQRERDTFIHLFAGGIAGTAGAVVTCPLEVVKTRLQSSSASFIHSVPARIAADAGKLTTAGPDHHLRNHSGSNVDHHHAHSHSRQRVCASSILSRRRPSVLAIPQCGISTSVQSISIWHCLKHIVQTEGSRALFKGLGPNIVGVAPSRAIYFCAYSKAKNALNAVSIIPTNSPLVHIMSASCAGFVSASLTNPIWFVKTRLQLDYNANGKMTVSECVKRIYASQGLRGFYKGITASYFGISETVIHFVIYEALKKKLTELRHTRPGDDKTSRDFLEFMAAGATSKTIASIVAYPHEVARTRLREEGNKYRSFWQTIFTVWKEEGKAGLYRGLGTQLVRQIPNTAIMMATYEAVVYVLSNQMNPSSLMVGN